The Ornithinimicrobium faecis region CGGGCATCTTCATGATCGTTGAGGACCAATACGGCGTCGGCGACATGATCGACACCGGCGAGGCGGTCGGCGTCGTCGAGGAGGTCTCGCTGCGCGTGACCCGACTGCGGGACCTGACCGGCGTCGTGTGGTTCATCCGCAACGGCGAGATCATCCGGATCGGCAACCAGAGCCAGGGCTGGGCGATGGCCTCCATCGACCTGCAGGTTGCCGCCACGGAGAAGCCGTCTGTGGTCATCCCCATCATCGAGCGCGTGCTCGAGGAGTATTACGCCGATCCCGAGGTCAAGGGCAAGGTCCTAGAGCCGCCCACCGTCGGCGGGGTCGACTCGGTGGCTGCCGGCGCCATGACGATCCGGGTCTTCGCCAAGTGCGTGCCCGGACAACAGTGGGGCGTTCCCCGTCAGATCCGCGAGAAGGCCAAGGTCGCCTTCGACGCCGAGGGCATCGCCCTGCCCCCCGTCCCCTTTGGCCCCACCCCTACCCCCTAGATCGACCGAGCGCGCGGGGTTGCGAAATCTGACCCCACCGAGCGCACGGCGCGGCGAGATCTGACCCCACCGAGCGCACGGGCTCCGAAGACCCGAGTATGCCGAGGTGTTCACAGATGTGGACCAGCGTCACTGGGTCAGTGGTCTAGGACGCGACAGCGCCACACCGCGCGCCCGGTCAGGTCCACGACCGCCACACCGCGCGCCCGGTCAGGTCCACGACCACCACACCGCGCGCCCGGTCGGGTCTAGGACCGACGCCCCGCGCGCTCGGTCGAGATTTCATTATAAAGAACTCTTGCGCAAGAACTCTTTAGGATGCATTATGGAGGCATGACCTCACACGACCAGAGCATCAGTGACCCCGAGCGCATCCGCGCCCTGGCGCACCCTGTGCGGCTGGAACTGCTCGACTTCCTCGCCGACGTGGAGGACGCGACGGCGACTCAGTGCGCCGAGCACATCGACGAGTCGGTCGCCAGTTGCTCCTTCCACCTGCGGATGCTGCACAAGCACGGCTTCATCGAGCGCGCGGAGTCCCGCGGCAGGGAGAAGCCGTGGCGGGTGGTTAAGGGCGGCTACGACCTGCGCCCCCGGCCCGAGCAACCGGGCTCGGCCGTGGCCGTCTCCGAGGTCGCCTCACTCTTCCTGACCCGGGAGTCCGAGCGGATCCGCGGGTTCCTCTCCCAGTTTCAGCACGAGGACCACGAGTGGACGGAGGCGACGACTCTGACGTCGGGCTCGTTCTGGGCCACCGCCGA contains the following coding sequences:
- a CDS encoding mechanosensitive ion channel family protein, whose translation is MPFTSWSEFGTWLLGAPLLVVLTILLALVARWLAHRAIRGVVDNAVKRADEKRMNTGERLLGVDAERRRQRALTMGSLLKSVATFVIATIAVLTVMSLIGLPLGPLLASAGVGGVALGFGAQSLVKDFLSGIFMIVEDQYGVGDMIDTGEAVGVVEEVSLRVTRLRDLTGVVWFIRNGEIIRIGNQSQGWAMASIDLQVAATEKPSVVIPIIERVLEEYYADPEVKGKVLEPPTVGGVDSVAAGAMTIRVFAKCVPGQQWGVPRQIREKAKVAFDAEGIALPPVPFGPTPTP
- a CDS encoding ArsR/SmtB family transcription factor; this encodes MTSHDQSISDPERIRALAHPVRLELLDFLADVEDATATQCAEHIDESVASCSFHLRMLHKHGFIERAESRGREKPWRVVKGGYDLRPRPEQPGSAVAVSEVASLFLTRESERIRGFLSQFQHEDHEWTEATTLTSGSFWATAEEAALFCKDLRNLTERFAGRSEDPTLRPEGARLMRTFSVVNPDPEAQR